A genomic region of Oryza glaberrima chromosome 1, OglaRS2, whole genome shotgun sequence contains the following coding sequences:
- the LOC127782730 gene encoding GDSL esterase/lipase At5g45910-like, producing MRLSVSVAAVLVVLAALRPPRVAVAQKYAAIFNFGDSLVDAGNLVVDGIPDYLATARLPYGMTYFGYPTGRCSDGRLVVDFIAQEVGLPLLPPSKAKNATFHRGANFAITGATSLDTPYFQGRGLGHTVWNSGSLHTQIKWFQDMKASICKSPQECRDLFRRSLFIVGEFGGNDYNSPLFAFRPLEEVHTFVPDVVDSIGKGIEKLIEEGAVELVVPGVLPIGCFPVYLSIFRKQPEMYGRRSGCIRDLNTLSWVHNAALQRKIAELRLKHPGVRIMYADYYTPAIQFVLHAEKYGFLRQTPRACCGAPGVGEYNFNLTSKCGDPGSYACDDPSNHWSWDGIHLTEASYGHIAKGWLYGPFADPPILETRHH from the exons ATGAGGCTCTCGGTCTCCGTCGCCGCGGTGCTCGTCGTTCTTGCggcgctccggccgccgcgggtggcggtggcgcagaAGTACGCGGCCATCTTCAACTTCGGGGACTCGCTGGTGGACGCCGGCAACCTCGTCGTGGATGGCATCCCGGACTACCTCGCCACGGCGCGGCTGCCGTACGGGATGACGTACTTCGGGTACCCCACCGGGCGTTGCTccgacggccgcctcgtcgtcgactTCATCG CGCAGGAGGTGGggttgccgctgctgccgccgtcgaagGCGAAGAACGCGACGTTCCACCGCGGCGCCAACTTCGCCATCACCGGCGCGACGTCGCTGGACACGCCGTACTTCCAGGGGCGCGGGCTGGGGCACACGGTGTGGAACTCCGGCTCGCTGCACACCCAGATCAAGTGGTTCCAGGACATGAAGGCCTCCATCTGCAAGTCCCCTCAAG AGTGCAGGGACCTGTTCCGGCGATCTCTGTTCATCGTGGGGGAGTTCGGCGGCAACGACTACAACTCGCCGCTGTTCGCGTTCCGGCCACTGGAGGAGGTGCACACCTTCGTCCCCGACGTCGTTGACTCCATCGGCAAGGGCATCGAG AAGCTGATCGAGGAAGGGGCGGTGGAGCTGGTGGTGCCCGGGGTGCTGCCGATCGGGTGCTTCCCGGTGTACCTCTCCATCTTCCGGAAGCAGCCGGAGATGTACGGTCGCCGGAGCGGCTGCATCAGGGACCTCAACACGCTGTCCTGGGTGCACAACGCTGCGCTGCAGCGGAAGATCGCCGAGCTCCGGCTCAAGCACCCCGGCGTCCGCATCATGTACGCCGACTACTACACCCCGGCGATCCAGTTCGTCCTCCACGCCGAGAAATACG GGTTTTTGAGGCAGACGCCGCGGGCGTGCTGCGGGGCGCCGGGGGTCGGGGAGTACAACTTCAACCTGACGTCCAAGTGCGGGGACCCGGGGTCGTACGCGTGCGACGACCCGTCGAACCACTGGAGCTGGGACGGCATCCACCTCACCGAGGCGTCCTACGGCCACATCGCCAAGGGCTGGCTCTACGGCCCGTTCGCTGACCCTCCCATCCTCGAGACCCGTCACCACTGA
- the LOC127755460 gene encoding serine carboxypeptidase-like 50, with product MDQQRTDVVTAVLGAPAAAFPKEALPTKSGYLPIPTANASLFFAYYEATHPLTPPASTPIILWLQGGPGCSGLTGNFFELGPYFVNHDALSLSPNPFAWNRRFGLLFIDNPLGTGFSAAPSPAAIPTNQSVVTAHLFTALQWFFALQPGFRSRPFFLTGESYAGKYVPAAGSYILAVNPTLPKRLRVNLHSVAIGNGLTHPVAQVATHADTAYFMGLINAKQRRELEALQARAVELTNAARWSEAADARELVLSLLENATGLATLFDAAKQRPYETGPVGKFVNRAEVKAALGARTDVEWEDCSDTVGAAMHGDVMKSVKPGVEALLRGTRVLLYQGIRDLRDGVVSTEAWMRELKWDGLTAFLDADRAVWRIGEELAGYVQRSGPLSHVVVYGAGHLVLADNGRAAQEMIEDWVLQVGLFGRHGGMKRAA from the exons ATGGATCAGCAGAGGACCGACGTGGTCACGGCCGTGCTGGGCGCCC CGGCGGCTGCGTTCCCCAAGGAAGCCCTGCCGACCAAGTCCGGCTACCTCCCCATCCCGACAGCCAACGCCTCGCTCTTCTTCGCCTACTACGAGGCCACGCACCCGCtcacgccgccggcctccacgcCGATCATCCTCTGGCTCCAGGGCGGCCCCGGCTGCTCCGGCCTCACCGGCAATTTCTTCGAGCTCGGCCCCTACTTCGTCAACCACGACGCGCTCTCCCTCTCGCCCAACCCATTCGCGTGGAATCGCCGGTTTGGCCTTCTCTTCATCGACAACCCGCTCGGCACCGGCTTcagcgccgcgccgtcccccgccgccatccccaccaACCAGTCCGTCGTCACCGCGCACCTCTTCACCGCGTTGCAGTGGTTCTTCGCGCTCCAGCCGGGCTTCCGCTCCCGCCCCTTCTTCCTCACCGGCGAGAGCTACGCCGGCAAGTATGTCCCGGCGGCTGGGTCGTACATCCTGGCCGTGAACCCGACGCTGCCGAAGCGGCTGCGGGTTAACCTCCACAGCGTGGCCATCGGCAACGGGCTGACGCACCCCGTCGCGCAGGTGGCGACGCACGCGGACACCGCCTACTTCATGGGCCTGATCAACGCCAAGCAGAGGCGGGAGCTGGAGGCGCTGCAGGCGAGAGCCGTCGAGCTGACAAacgcggcgaggtggagcgaGGCGGCCGACGCGAGGGAGCTCGTGCTGTCGTTGCTGGAGAACGCCACGGGCCTGGCGACGCTGTTCGACGCGGCGAAGCAGCGCCCCTACGAGACGGGCCCCGTGGGGAAGTTCGTGAACCGGGCGGAGGTGAAGGCGGCACTGGGCGCACGCACTGACGTGGAGTGGGAGGACTGCAGCGACACGGTGGGCGCGGCGATGCACGGGGACGTGATGAAGAGCGTGAAGCCGGGGGTGGAGGCGCTGCTGCGGGGAACGCGCGTGCTGCTGTACCAGGGCATCCGCGACCTCAGGGACGGCGTGGTGTCGACGGAGGCGTGGATGCGGGAGCTCAAGTGGGACGGCCTGACTGCCTTCCTCGACGCCGACCGCGCCGTGTGGCGCAtcggcgaggagctcgccgggtACGTGCAGCGCTCCGGCCCGCTCTCCCACGTCGTCGTCTACGGCGCCGGGCACCTCGTGCTGGCGGACAACGGCCGCGCGGCGCAGGAGATGATCGAGGATTGGGTGTTGCAGGTGGGGCTATTCGGGCGCCACGGCGGCATGAAGCGCGCGGCCTGA